In one window of Erythrolamprus reginae isolate rEryReg1 chromosome 1, rEryReg1.hap1, whole genome shotgun sequence DNA:
- the TUNAR gene encoding protein TUNAR has protein sequence MRSAAITTLEDVKRQEESEEKEESVLALLGIIGTVLNLFVIIFVYIYTTL, from the coding sequence ATGAGGAGCGCTGCCATTACAACGTTAGAAGATGTAAAAAGGCAAGAAGAAAGTGAGGAAAAAGAGGAATCGGTTTTAGCTCTGTTGGGAATAATTGGAACAGTGCTTAATCTATTTGTAATAATTTTTGTGTATATCTACACAACACTTTGA